From the genome of Staphylococcus haemolyticus, one region includes:
- the hxlA gene encoding 3-hexulose-6-phosphate synthase, whose protein sequence is MELQLAIDLLNKEEAAKLAKKVEEYVDIVEIGTPIVINEGLPAVQHLNENINNAKVLADLKIMDAADYEVSQAIKFGADVVTILGVAEDASIKAAVEEAHKHDKQLLVDMIAVQDLEKRAKELDEMGADYIAVHTGYDLQAEGQSPLDSLRTVKSVIKNSKVAVAGGIKPDTIKDIVAEQPDLVIVGGGIANADDPVEAAKQCRDAIEGK, encoded by the coding sequence ATGGAATTACAATTAGCAATCGATTTATTAAATAAAGAAGAAGCAGCAAAATTAGCTAAAAAAGTTGAAGAATATGTGGATATCGTAGAAATTGGTACACCTATCGTTATTAATGAAGGATTACCAGCTGTTCAACATTTAAACGAAAATATTAATAATGCTAAAGTATTAGCTGACCTTAAAATTATGGACGCAGCAGACTATGAAGTAAGCCAAGCAATTAAATTTGGTGCAGATGTTGTAACAATCTTAGGTGTGGCTGAAGACGCTTCAATTAAAGCGGCAGTTGAAGAAGCACACAAACATGATAAACAATTATTAGTAGATATGATTGCGGTACAAGATTTAGAAAAACGTGCGAAAGAATTAGATGAAATGGGTGCTGACTATATTGCAGTACACACTGGTTATGACTTACAAGCAGAAGGTCAATCTCCATTAGACAGTTTACGTACTGTTAAATCTGTCATTAAGAATTCTAAAGTTGCTGTAGCTGGTGGTATTAAACCAGATACAATTAAAGATATTGTTGCAGAACAACCTGACTTAGTTATCGTTGGTGGCGGTATTGCTAACGCTGATGATCCAGTCGAAGCTGCTAAACAATGTCGTGACGCGATTGAAGGTAAGTAA
- a CDS encoding Ig-like domain-containing protein, translating into MNKLAAASQGQNVNDLITVSNQYIEEGQNNDGIIRAHEDEPITYHSDITVDDAVNSGDTMTIDYDSHTIPSDLTDQYFVPDIADSNGDIIATGTYDDATKRATYTFTVFVDTHSNVTGTLSLSSFIDKSKVPARDTNIDMTFKTANTAYNQNFTVDYQYPEVEGDSNI; encoded by the coding sequence GTGAATAAATTAGCAGCTGCAAGTCAAGGTCAAAACGTAAATGACTTAATTACAGTTTCAAATCAATATATTGAAGAAGGTCAAAATAATGATGGTATAATTCGAGCACATGAGGATGAGCCAATTACATATCATTCAGATATTACTGTCGATGATGCTGTTAATAGTGGGGATACAATGACGATTGATTATGATTCACATACAATCCCATCTGACCTAACTGATCAATATTTTGTACCAGATATTGCAGATAGTAATGGAGATATAATAGCAACAGGTACGTATGATGATGCTACTAAACGTGCAACATATACATTTACAGTTTTCGTTGATACGCATTCAAATGTTACTGGAACTTTATCATTATCATCATTTATTGATAAATCAAAAGTACCAGCAAGAGACACAAATATCGATATGACATTTAAAACTGCTAATACTGCTTATAATCAGAATTTCACTGTTGATTATCAGTATCCTGAAGTTGAAGGTGATTCTAATATTTAA
- a CDS encoding Cof-type HAD-IIB family hydrolase yields the protein MIKLIATDMDGTLLNAAHEISQENVDAIKFAQSQGITVAIATGRAFYEANTPVAETDLSVPYICLNGAEVRDESFNIMNTSNLNHELVERIKSILDKDDVYYQIYTNRGIYTEDPTKDLDIYLDIAKQAGQEADVEKIKQGIQKRIDNGTLKVVNSYEEIEDIPGELIMKVLAFNPDLEKINAIGAELSAIPSLAVSSSSRGNLEITHSDAQKGIALESIANQLNIDLKDVMALGDNLNDVSMLERVGYPVAVENAMPEVKAVAKYVTDTNENSGVGKAIMKLLKEENN from the coding sequence ATGATTAAATTAATAGCAACAGATATGGATGGCACATTGTTAAATGCTGCACATGAAATTTCTCAAGAAAATGTTGATGCAATAAAATTTGCACAATCACAAGGGATAACAGTTGCCATTGCGACAGGTCGTGCATTTTATGAAGCGAATACACCTGTAGCTGAGACAGATTTAAGCGTACCATATATTTGTTTAAATGGTGCGGAAGTACGTGATGAATCATTTAATATTATGAATACGTCTAATTTGAATCATGAATTAGTGGAACGCATTAAATCAATTCTAGATAAAGATGACGTATATTATCAAATTTACACTAATAGAGGGATTTATACAGAAGATCCTACTAAAGATTTAGATATATATTTAGATATTGCTAAACAAGCAGGACAAGAAGCGGATGTTGAAAAGATTAAACAAGGCATTCAAAAGCGTATAGATAATGGCACATTAAAAGTTGTAAATAGTTATGAAGAAATTGAAGATATCCCGGGAGAATTAATCATGAAAGTGTTAGCCTTTAATCCCGATTTAGAGAAAATAAACGCCATTGGAGCAGAACTTTCAGCTATTCCAAGTTTAGCCGTTTCATCATCTTCACGCGGAAATCTTGAAATTACACATTCTGACGCGCAAAAAGGAATCGCGTTAGAGTCTATTGCTAACCAATTAAATATTGATTTAAAAGACGTTATGGCATTAGGTGATAATTTGAATGACGTGTCAATGCTAGAACGTGTAGGTTATCCGGTCGCAGTAGAAAACGCTATGCCAGAAGTTAAAGCAGTTGCTAAATATGTAACTGATACCAATGAAAATAGTGGTGTTGGAAAAGCCATCATGAAGTTATTGAAAGAAGAAAATAATTAA
- a CDS encoding YSIRK-type signal peptide-containing protein (The YSIRK form of extended signal peptide directs nascent proteins to the cross-wall site, while signal peptides lacking YSIRK direct proteins instead to the cell pole. A large fraction of YSIRK proteins are surface proteins anchored by sortase-mediated processing of a C-terminal LPXTG motif.) yields the protein MKNKQNKYSIRKFTVRTASILVGAALIFGSANDEAKAAEKDQVSTTTNSNEEQNVKAKGNVQTSESTTLSQVNPEQVDVTKQNVETDVDNNSSENASNNEISNETSKQESTENSSNQDVSSQEVTNENNSIETSKNSNSTETLSSEEPSQNNSAEKSISEKTTKKASTEESQSTLNSNNDATNEAKSEQPSTEETTK from the coding sequence TTGAAAAATAAACAAAATAAATATTCGATTAGAAAGTTTACAGTAAGGACAGCATCTATATTGGTTGGCGCAGCATTGATTTTTGGCAGTGCAAATGATGAAGCAAAAGCAGCTGAGAAGGATCAAGTTTCTACAACTACTAATAGTAATGAAGAACAAAATGTAAAAGCTAAAGGTAATGTACAAACATCAGAGAGCACTACACTATCACAGGTTAATCCAGAACAAGTTGATGTAACAAAACAAAATGTTGAAACAGATGTAGATAATAATTCATCTGAAAATGCATCTAACAACGAAATTTCAAATGAAACTAGTAAACAAGAAAGTACAGAAAATTCATCAAATCAAGATGTAAGTTCTCAAGAAGTTACAAATGAAAATAATAGCATTGAAACTAGTAAAAATTCAAATTCTACAGAGACATTAAGTTCAGAAGAACCATCACAAAATAATTCTGCAGAAAAATCAATTAGTGAAAAAACAACAAAAAAAGCATCTACAGAGGAAAGTCAAAGTACCCTAAATTCTAATAATGACGCAACTAATGAAGCTAAATCAGAACAACCAAGTACAGAAGAAACAACTAAGTAA
- the hxlB gene encoding 6-phospho-3-hexuloisomerase gives MFQFTNYKLILEELDRTLSHVQDEQYDRFANDVNGAQRIFTAGKGRSGFMANSFAMRLNQLGKEAFVVGESTTPSIKEHDLFVILSGSGSTEHLRLLAEKAQSIGAKVVLLTTSPDSPIGELAETVIELPAGTKHNVEGSEQPLGSLFEQSSLLFLDSVVLGLMETFDISEEEMQNNHANLE, from the coding sequence ATGTTTCAATTTACTAATTACAAATTAATTCTTGAAGAATTAGATCGTACGTTATCACATGTTCAAGATGAACAATATGACCGTTTTGCAAATGATGTGAATGGTGCGCAAAGAATCTTCACTGCAGGTAAAGGCCGTTCAGGATTTATGGCGAATAGTTTCGCAATGCGACTTAATCAACTTGGTAAAGAAGCATTTGTAGTAGGTGAATCAACGACACCTTCTATTAAAGAACATGATTTATTTGTTATTTTATCTGGTTCGGGTTCAACTGAACATTTACGCTTATTAGCTGAAAAAGCACAATCAATAGGTGCTAAAGTTGTATTATTAACAACAAGCCCTGATTCTCCAATTGGTGAGTTAGCTGAAACAGTAATTGAGTTACCAGCTGGCACAAAACACAATGTTGAAGGGTCTGAACAACCATTAGGAAGCTTATTTGAACAATCTTCATTATTGTTCTTAGATAGCGTAGTTCTGGGCTTAATGGAAACATTTGATATAAGTGAAGAAGAAATGCAAAATAATCATGCAAATTTAGAATAA
- a CDS encoding long-chain fatty acid--CoA ligase: MLEIIKRLEYYAKVQPQSIALQIDDEIVNYESLYQKICDCTLNSPKFKLGSRVALLNDSPIVNITNYFVVLMMDGVPCFLDNKWSRDTIDKLIEHFHIEYVMTAIGKFKRTTSFGTYEKYISEELKVDDLLHIGFTSGTTGLPKAYYRNEPSWIGSYAENEKLIHNYETALAAPGPLAHSLSLYTCIYALYSGRTFIGQRQFDAKRFISILNEQHSNIALFLVPTMLHQLLNVDTTITHIKSIFCSGAKLSESLFKTVSQQFKNANIIEFFGTSEASFITYNFNQTSPTNSVGQVFPNVSIKLEAQDNRKIGLLKVQSNMIYSGYVDVGVVQPHSWIETGDYAYIQNNQLYLVSRKSDRLIIGGKNIYPNVIEQQVKSLDGIEEAVVVGEPHRRFGEIAVLIYVGNQELDYTTLRRYLRQTLSRYEIPSKLVRVKDLPFTNSGKVARNTVQTLYLEGAFKV, translated from the coding sequence ATGCTAGAAATCATAAAGCGACTTGAATATTACGCTAAGGTTCAGCCTCAATCCATAGCACTGCAAATCGATGATGAAATTGTAAATTATGAGAGTTTATACCAAAAAATTTGTGATTGCACTTTGAATTCACCAAAATTTAAGCTTGGAAGTAGAGTGGCACTATTAAATGACTCTCCAATAGTAAATATCACAAATTATTTTGTTGTTTTAATGATGGATGGAGTTCCATGTTTTTTAGATAACAAATGGTCACGCGACACTATAGATAAACTTATAGAGCATTTTCATATTGAATATGTAATGACTGCTATCGGAAAGTTTAAACGTACAACATCATTTGGTACATACGAAAAATATATAAGTGAGGAATTAAAAGTGGATGACTTGTTACATATTGGATTTACATCTGGCACTACAGGCCTACCTAAAGCTTATTATCGTAATGAGCCTTCATGGATTGGATCTTATGCTGAAAATGAAAAACTCATACATAACTATGAAACAGCTCTCGCTGCACCAGGTCCACTCGCACATTCGTTATCGTTATATACATGTATTTATGCATTATATTCAGGTAGAACTTTCATCGGACAACGACAATTTGATGCAAAACGATTCATTTCCATATTAAATGAACAACATTCTAATATCGCACTTTTTCTTGTACCAACCATGTTACATCAATTACTGAATGTAGATACGACTATCACACACATTAAATCTATATTTTGTAGTGGTGCGAAACTGTCAGAATCATTGTTTAAAACTGTGTCCCAACAATTTAAAAACGCAAATATAATTGAATTTTTTGGAACATCTGAAGCAAGTTTTATTACGTATAACTTTAATCAGACATCACCAACTAACTCTGTTGGTCAAGTATTTCCTAATGTTTCAATTAAACTTGAAGCGCAAGATAATCGGAAAATAGGTTTATTGAAGGTTCAAAGTAATATGATTTATTCAGGTTATGTCGATGTTGGAGTGGTGCAACCTCATAGCTGGATTGAAACCGGAGATTATGCATATATACAAAATAATCAACTTTATTTAGTAAGTCGTAAAAGTGATCGACTTATTATTGGGGGTAAAAATATATATCCTAATGTAATAGAACAGCAAGTGAAATCATTAGATGGAATTGAAGAAGCGGTTGTCGTTGGTGAGCCACATAGACGCTTTGGAGAAATTGCAGTATTAATTTATGTAGGAAATCAAGAACTTGATTATACGACATTGAGACGGTATTTACGACAAACGTTATCAAGATATGAAATTCCTTCAAAGCTTGTAAGGGTAAAAGATTTGCCATTTACCAATAGTGGCAAAGTAGCACGTAACACTGTTCAAACATTATATTTAGAGGGAGCGTTTAAAGTATGA
- a CDS encoding fibrinogen-binding adhesin SdrG C-terminal domain-containing protein, with the protein MYVNPLRYTANNTEVTINGTGPNGSTIIDDSTEIKIYKVADDQYLPDSNRIYDYSQYENVTNDYPISVNGDNTAPINFGDINTHYIIKVVSKYQLDSEGNVNIQQWASMVTTNKYYGTDDTAKYGNNITLATSNGNGNGDDTDSDADADADADADSEKENNELPGTGSDEKNGVILGSLFAAIGTLLLGKNRRKINDKK; encoded by the coding sequence GTGTATGTTAATCCGTTAAGATATACAGCTAACAATACAGAAGTTACAATCAACGGTACTGGACCAAACGGTAGCACAATTATCGATGATAGTACTGAAATTAAAATTTATAAAGTTGCAGATGATCAATATCTACCAGACAGCAATAGAATTTATGATTATTCTCAATATGAGAATGTTACTAATGATTATCCAATTTCTGTTAATGGTGATAATACTGCCCCCATTAATTTTGGAGATATAAATACACATTACATTATCAAAGTAGTTAGTAAATATCAGCTTGATTCAGAAGGTAACGTAAATATCCAACAATGGGCATCTATGGTTACAACTAATAAATATTATGGTACTGATGACACGGCTAAATATGGTAACAACATAACACTTGCTACTAGTAATGGTAACGGAAATGGTGACGATACTGACAGTGATGCCGACGCAGATGCTGACGCCGATGCCGATAGTGAAAAAGAAAATAATGAATTACCAGGTACTGGTAGTGATGAAAAAAATGGAGTGATTTTAGGATCATTATTTGCTGCAATTGGAACATTACTATTAGGTAAGAATCGTAGAAAAATTAATGATAAAAAATAA
- the tadA gene encoding tRNA adenosine(34) deaminase TadA: MANDEYYMKLAIEEAKKAQKLGEVPIGAIIVKNNEVIASAHNLRETAQLPTAHAEHIAIERASKVVGSWRLEECKLYVTLEPCVMCAGAIVMSRIPKVVYGATDPKGGCSGSLMNLLEESQFNHRAEIVKGVLEQECGDLLRNFFRELRLKKSKANM, translated from the coding sequence ATGGCAAATGATGAATATTACATGAAATTAGCGATTGAAGAAGCTAAAAAAGCTCAAAAACTTGGAGAAGTTCCTATAGGCGCAATCATAGTTAAAAACAATGAAGTCATAGCAAGCGCACATAACTTAAGAGAAACTGCGCAGCTACCTACGGCTCACGCAGAACATATCGCTATTGAACGTGCTTCAAAAGTAGTTGGGAGTTGGCGTTTAGAAGAATGCAAATTATATGTGACACTTGAACCGTGCGTCATGTGTGCCGGTGCCATTGTAATGAGTAGAATTCCTAAAGTGGTATACGGCGCCACTGATCCTAAAGGTGGATGTAGTGGTAGCTTGATGAATCTATTAGAAGAATCTCAATTTAATCATAGAGCTGAAATTGTTAAAGGCGTACTTGAGCAAGAATGTGGTGATTTATTACGAAACTTCTTCCGTGAGCTACGGTTAAAGAAGTCTAAAGCGAACATGTAA
- a CDS encoding YojF family protein, with translation MLELINAEEVQQLLTSFENKPVYLHVETTNGAYANHFDQRVFNAGTFLRNIQVTCEHAQLKGGEKDPYRVGLKLRDGGWVYVQGLTHYEINNNNEFLIAGFNYEGQLAATIEISEKPFTV, from the coding sequence GTGTTGGAACTCATTAACGCTGAAGAAGTACAACAATTATTAACATCATTCGAAAATAAACCTGTATACCTACACGTTGAAACGACTAATGGTGCATATGCAAATCATTTCGATCAACGTGTCTTTAATGCGGGTACATTTTTAAGAAATATACAAGTCACATGTGAACATGCACAACTTAAAGGTGGAGAGAAAGACCCCTATAGAGTTGGTCTAAAACTTCGTGACGGAGGTTGGGTCTATGTTCAAGGACTAACGCATTACGAAATCAATAACAACAACGAATTTTTAATCGCAGGATTTAACTACGAAGGTCAATTGGCTGCCACAATCGAGATTAGTGAAAAGCCATTTACAGTATAG
- a CDS encoding NADPH-dependent FMN reductase, producing the protein MKGLIIVGSAKVGSHTNALAKYLVGQFDTHDLDVDIYDLAERPLNQLDFSGTTPSIDEIKTNIKDFQEKVMAADFLVLGTPNYHGSYSGILKNALDHINMDYVKMKPVGLIGNSGGIVSSEPLSHLRVIVRSLLGIAVPTQIATHDSDYSKLDDGTLYLDDDQFQLRAKLFVDQIVSFVNNSPYEHLK; encoded by the coding sequence ATGAAAGGACTTATAATTGTTGGTAGTGCCAAAGTTGGCTCACATACAAATGCGTTAGCTAAATACTTAGTGGGACAGTTTGATACACATGATTTAGATGTTGATATTTATGACTTAGCAGAACGCCCATTAAATCAATTAGACTTTTCTGGGACAACGCCGTCTATCGATGAAATTAAAACCAATATTAAAGATTTTCAAGAAAAAGTAATGGCAGCAGACTTCTTAGTACTTGGAACTCCTAATTATCATGGTTCATATTCTGGCATCTTAAAAAATGCATTAGATCATATCAATATGGATTATGTCAAAATGAAACCAGTAGGATTAATCGGTAATAGTGGAGGAATCGTAAGTTCAGAACCATTATCACATTTACGTGTTATTGTACGCAGTTTATTAGGTATCGCTGTGCCTACACAAATTGCTACACATGACTCAGACTACAGTAAACTTGACGATGGTACATTATATCTTGATGATGACCAATTTCAGTTGCGTGCAAAATTATTTGTAGACCAAATTGTATCATTTGTGAATAACAGTCCGTACGAACATTTAAAATAA
- the folE2 gene encoding GTP cyclohydrolase FolE2 — protein sequence MTEFDLSTREGRWKHFGSVDPIEGTKPTTKNEMTDLQSTHKNFLFEIEEVGIKNLIYPVNIDRFQTAGRFSFSTSLNKDEKGINMSRILESVEKHYNNGLELNFDTLYQVLRTLQTNMKQNSSGVDVSGKWFFDRFSPVTNIKAVGNADVTYGLAIEQDQITRKEITIEATVTTLCPCSKEISEYSAHNQRGVVTVKVYLDKNNQVVDDYKDKILDAMEANASSILYPILKRPDEKRVTERAYENPRFVEDLIRLIAADLVEFDWIDGFDIECRNEESIHQHDAFAKLKYRK from the coding sequence ATGACTGAATTTGATTTATCCACACGTGAGGGTCGTTGGAAGCACTTTGGCTCAGTTGACCCAATCGAAGGTACAAAACCAACAACTAAAAATGAAATGACTGACTTACAAAGTACACATAAAAATTTCTTATTTGAAATCGAAGAAGTCGGTATTAAAAATTTAATTTATCCCGTTAATATCGATCGTTTCCAAACGGCGGGACGATTTAGCTTTTCAACGAGCTTAAATAAAGATGAAAAAGGCATTAACATGAGCCGTATTCTAGAAAGTGTCGAAAAACATTATAACAATGGTTTAGAGTTGAATTTCGATACACTGTATCAAGTATTACGTACACTACAGACGAATATGAAACAGAACTCATCAGGTGTTGATGTTTCGGGTAAATGGTTCTTTGATCGCTTTAGTCCAGTAACGAACATTAAAGCAGTAGGCAATGCCGATGTCACTTACGGATTAGCCATCGAACAAGATCAAATTACACGTAAAGAAATTACAATTGAAGCAACTGTAACAACACTATGCCCATGTTCTAAAGAAATCAGTGAATATTCAGCCCATAACCAACGTGGCGTAGTTACAGTTAAAGTTTATTTAGATAAAAACAACCAGGTTGTTGATGATTATAAAGATAAAATTCTAGATGCTATGGAAGCAAATGCAAGTTCAATCTTATACCCAATTTTGAAACGTCCAGATGAAAAACGTGTCACAGAACGCGCTTATGAAAATCCACGATTCGTCGAAGATTTAATTCGTCTTATCGCTGCTGACTTGGTAGAATTTGATTGGATAGATGGTTTTGACATTGAATGTCGTAACGAAGAATCTATTCACCAACACGATGCATTTGCGAAATTAAAATATAGAAAATAA
- a CDS encoding UDP-N-acetylmuramoyl-tripeptide--D-alanyl-D-alanine ligase, with protein MLTIKKIFNIIGGELKDAHNKEANEINDFETIYKFVNSKKTAYFSPNKETWSRELGRNKNALDGNDLVNKENGEIGLIITENYISDLKFEIPQIIVEDSVQAFKQLAIYIRNQYTNPVIAITGSMGKSSTRMLITSLLGDYNVLENRGNNNVRAAIYNNMLKLIKNPDFAVIETSMNAINYLENTSTFLKPDIAIITGIGEAHFSTFKSVKDIAKIKTRIFDGLSSTTGVAIINKDTLYADYLIDKAHENASNVLTYSINKDAKADLTVDNIKYNKGSIELSITNQENKSEIYRLNTISEGMVSNTLASILTLKSLNLPIKQELLNNFKPFSKILALKEIHAKTHKLTLLDDTHNASLPAMINAIRAFNSQTKFYSGHKIIAIGKISDLGRKSNETHLKLVEELENSNADYILCKDNELRQVVNKVRNKNITWYPNKELLINDLKYLCNEDSLTLLKSSVTGTDFPEIAKNLPNILRDNNIEFDFDDLFKKLSEVGKSYIKINNKTGEIVEEYNSGLSQTIEGMGPLIYYLKSIDEKLENRIINLKSWPTNNAKKGYFEGLEIKTYTLLENMTESPYPSEIYELANELFKNHADRKHYINNLIKELKLSTSIATNLTGRFRIKDRQSYTVKDLFEIYKHYKYDLFKFSNSFVLGLKYKSGFIRGKEETIIFTSYNDLEYLKSTIDF; from the coding sequence ATGTTAACAATTAAAAAGATATTTAATATTATAGGTGGAGAATTAAAGGACGCACACAATAAGGAAGCAAATGAGATAAATGATTTTGAAACAATTTATAAATTTGTAAATAGTAAAAAAACTGCTTATTTTTCTCCTAACAAAGAAACATGGTCAAGAGAATTAGGTAGAAATAAAAATGCTTTAGACGGTAATGATTTGGTTAATAAAGAAAATGGAGAAATTGGACTAATTATAACTGAAAATTACATTTCTGACTTAAAATTTGAAATCCCTCAAATAATTGTAGAAGATTCTGTTCAAGCATTTAAACAATTAGCTATATATATAAGAAATCAATACACAAACCCAGTTATTGCTATAACTGGATCAATGGGTAAAAGTTCTACTAGAATGTTAATTACAAGCTTGTTGGGTGATTATAATGTACTTGAAAATAGAGGGAATAATAATGTTAGAGCAGCTATTTACAATAATATGCTGAAATTAATAAAAAATCCTGACTTTGCTGTTATTGAAACATCCATGAATGCGATTAATTATCTTGAAAATACCTCTACTTTTTTAAAACCAGACATAGCAATTATTACAGGTATTGGTGAAGCGCATTTTTCTACATTTAAGTCAGTTAAAGATATAGCTAAGATCAAAACTAGAATTTTTGACGGTCTTTCTTCAACCACTGGAGTGGCAATTATTAATAAAGACACGTTATATGCAGATTATTTAATTGATAAAGCACATGAAAATGCAAGTAATGTGTTAACTTATAGTATTAATAAAGACGCAAAGGCGGATTTAACTGTTGATAACATTAAGTACAACAAAGGAAGTATTGAATTATCAATTACTAACCAAGAAAATAAAAGTGAAATTTATCGACTCAATACTATTAGTGAAGGAATGGTTTCTAACACATTAGCAAGTATCTTAACACTTAAAAGTTTAAATTTACCAATAAAACAAGAATTACTAAATAATTTCAAACCGTTTTCTAAAATATTAGCCTTAAAAGAGATACATGCGAAAACTCATAAATTAACATTACTTGATGATACACATAATGCTTCATTACCGGCGATGATTAATGCTATTAGAGCATTTAATAGTCAAACTAAGTTTTATTCAGGTCATAAAATAATAGCAATAGGAAAAATTAGTGATTTAGGTCGTAAGTCTAATGAAACTCATTTAAAACTAGTTGAAGAATTAGAAAATAGTAATGCTGATTATATTTTATGTAAGGATAATGAATTGAGACAAGTCGTAAATAAGGTGCGAAACAAGAATATAACTTGGTATCCCAACAAGGAATTGTTAATAAATGATTTAAAATATTTATGTAATGAAGATTCTCTTACTTTGCTAAAATCTTCTGTAACTGGAACTGATTTTCCAGAAATAGCTAAAAACTTACCTAATATTTTAAGGGATAATAACATAGAGTTTGATTTTGATGATCTATTTAAAAAATTAAGTGAAGTAGGAAAAAGCTATATTAAAATAAATAATAAAACTGGTGAAATAGTTGAAGAATATAATAGTGGGCTTTCTCAAACGATAGAAGGAATGGGACCATTAATTTATTATTTAAAATCTATCGATGAAAAATTAGAAAATAGAATTATTAATTTGAAAAGTTGGCCGACTAATAATGCCAAAAAAGGATATTTTGAAGGTTTAGAAATTAAAACTTATACGTTGCTTGAAAATATGACTGAATCGCCTTATCCATCTGAAATCTATGAGTTAGCTAATGAGTTATTTAAAAATCATGCAGATAGAAAACACTATATAAATAATTTAATAAAAGAGCTGAAATTATCCACTTCAATAGCTACAAACCTAACTGGTCGTTTTAGAATTAAAGACAGACAAAGTTATACTGTGAAAGATTTATTTGAAATATATAAACATTATAAATATGATTTATTTAAATTCAGTAATTCTTTTGTATTAGGTCTTAAATACAAAAGTGGCTTTATAAGAGGGAAAGAGGAAACAATAATATTCACTTCCTATAATGATTTAGAGTATTTAAAATCTACAATCGATTTTTAG
- the bshB2 gene encoding bacillithiol biosynthesis deacetylase BshB2, which translates to MKDERHVLMIFPHPDDETFSSAGTIASYIDNGIPVTYACLTLGQMGRNLGNPPFATRESLPDIRERELEEAMKIIGITDLRKMGLRDKTVEFEPHEQMDDMVKKLIEETNPSVIISFYPKFAVHPDHEATAEAVVRTVGRMPEEARPRLQLVAFSNDAPEILGEPDILNDIRAYRDLKLKAFEAHASQTGPFLKQLASPEVGGETQSFLDVEPYWTYHFES; encoded by the coding sequence ATGAAAGATGAAAGACACGTGTTAATGATATTCCCACACCCTGATGATGAAACCTTCTCATCAGCTGGAACGATTGCAAGTTATATTGATAACGGCATTCCTGTCACTTATGCATGCCTAACATTAGGTCAAATGGGACGTAATTTAGGTAATCCTCCTTTTGCAACTCGAGAATCACTACCTGATATACGTGAACGTGAATTAGAAGAAGCGATGAAGATTATTGGCATCACCGATTTACGTAAAATGGGATTACGTGATAAAACGGTTGAATTTGAGCCTCATGAACAAATGGATGACATGGTTAAAAAGTTGATTGAAGAAACAAATCCATCAGTGATTATTTCATTCTATCCTAAATTTGCTGTCCATCCCGACCATGAAGCAACAGCTGAAGCCGTAGTAAGAACCGTAGGACGTATGCCTGAAGAAGCACGACCACGTTTACAACTTGTAGCGTTTAGTAATGATGCACCAGAAATATTAGGCGAACCAGATATATTAAATGACATTCGTGCATATCGAGATCTTAAATTGAAAGCTTTCGAAGCACATGCATCTCAAACTGGTCCATTTTTAAAACAATTAGCGAGTCCAGAAGTCGGTGGCGAAACACAAAGTTTCTTAGATGTTGAACCATATTGGACATATCATTTTGAATCTTAA